The [Eubacterium] siraeum genome contains a region encoding:
- a CDS encoding chemotaxis protein CheC, with protein sequence MINSYDDLSPVQLDVLKEIGNIGSGNAATALSQLLGRSIDMQVPQVRLMDVADAIESLGSPDKLVVGILIRLKGDADGMIMFLLEEAFAKTIVTGLTGERSFSLYELNADDISVLSEIGNIMGGSYVNAIANLSGMTIDMSVPALTTDMLGAIMTVPATELSEAYERVLMISEQFLIDSVEIQSDMLLIPTVESLRTLLGKLGVEDQ encoded by the coding sequence ATGATAAACAGTTACGATGATTTAAGCCCGGTACAGCTTGATGTGCTTAAGGAAATAGGGAATATCGGCTCGGGTAATGCCGCAACAGCACTGTCACAGCTTCTTGGCAGGAGCATAGATATGCAGGTGCCGCAGGTAAGGCTTATGGACGTAGCTGACGCAATAGAGTCGCTCGGCTCTCCCGACAAGCTGGTGGTAGGAATACTGATACGGCTTAAAGGGGACGCAGACGGAATGATAATGTTCCTGCTTGAAGAAGCGTTTGCGAAAACTATCGTAACGGGTCTTACGGGCGAACGCTCGTTTTCGCTGTATGAACTTAACGCCGATGATATATCGGTACTGAGCGAAATAGGAAATATAATGGGTGGAAGTTATGTCAATGCTATCGCAAATCTCAGCGGTATGACCATTGATATGTCGGTACCTGCACTTACAACGGATATGCTCGGAGCTATAATGACGGTTCCTGCAACGGAGCTTTCCGAGGCGTATGAAAGGGTACTCATGATAAGCGAACAATTTCTGATTGATTCAGTTGAGATACAATCCGATATGCTTCTTATACCTACGGTAGAGTCGCTGAGAACTCTGCTTGGGAAACTGGGGGTTGAAGACCAGTGA
- a CDS encoding chemotaxis protein CheD gives MNKIIVGISDQKLCKSPDVLVTYALGSCVGICMIDKVLGIAGLAHIMLPDSSAIPNDKNKFKFADTGIQLLYESMIKNGAAASRITAKIAGGANMFATTTPAMSIGDRNVEATKKTLAKLGVPIIASDTGLNYGRTVSFNASDGSLEIMSSLKGNKTI, from the coding sequence GTGAACAAGATAATCGTGGGGATCTCCGACCAGAAGCTGTGCAAGTCGCCGGATGTACTGGTGACTTATGCTCTTGGCAGCTGTGTCGGGATATGTATGATAGACAAAGTACTCGGCATAGCGGGACTGGCGCATATAATGCTGCCTGACAGCAGCGCTATACCGAATGACAAGAACAAATTCAAGTTTGCCGATACGGGCATACAGCTTCTATATGAGAGCATGATAAAAAACGGTGCGGCGGCATCGAGAATAACCGCAAAAATAGCAGGCGGAGCGAATATGTTTGCTACCACAACACCTGCTATGTCTATAGGCGACCGTAACGTTGAGGCCACCAAAAAAACGCTGGCAAAGCTCGGAGTGCCGATAATCGCATCCGACACGGGACTTAACTACGGCAGAACGGTATCGTTCAATGCGTCAGACGGCTCGCTTGAGATAATGTCAAGTCTTAAGGGAAACAAGACTATATGA